The proteins below come from a single Geobacillus thermoleovorans genomic window:
- a CDS encoding glycosyltransferase family protein, with protein MKIAYVITGKFEKEGGVEKKIYYQIKEWTKNGNEVKLFCFTKYGLNSLFESLDTEVISFRNYLELATNPFLIKKILNWKPDIIYFRQQRFTLPFYIMFHEC; from the coding sequence GTGAAAATAGCCTATGTAATCACTGGTAAGTTTGAGAAAGAGGGAGGAGTAGAGAAAAAGATATATTACCAGATTAAAGAGTGGACTAAAAACGGTAATGAGGTAAAATTATTTTGTTTTACAAAATATGGCTTAAACTCATTATTTGAATCCCTAGATACCGAAGTAATATCTTTTAGAAACTATTTGGAGTTAGCGACAAACCCGTTCCTAATAAAAAAAATATTAAATTGGAAACCAGATATTATTTATTTCAGACAACAACGATTTACTTTACCTTTTTATATCATGTTTCACGAGTGTTGA